The following proteins are co-located in the Dyadobacter chenwenxiniae genome:
- a CDS encoding Dabb family protein — translation MKPRNKTLGYLLPVFALCVFMLVIYGAYVPHKPAEIQRVVCIKFKAGTTNEDVEKHLRDFASMKNAVKDVVAYSAGHVQKLEGSENQFDVIHYLTFRTKEGAAQYAANADRKQFVKANEANWDNVLEMNSNIEK, via the coding sequence ATGAAACCAAGAAATAAAACATTAGGATATTTACTGCCAGTTTTTGCATTATGCGTTTTTATGCTGGTCATCTACGGTGCTTATGTTCCGCACAAGCCAGCTGAAATTCAGCGGGTGGTTTGTATCAAGTTTAAAGCGGGAACAACCAATGAAGATGTAGAAAAGCATTTACGCGATTTTGCATCCATGAAAAACGCGGTGAAAGATGTAGTGGCTTACTCAGCCGGGCATGTTCAGAAATTGGAAGGAAGTGAAAATCAGTTTGATGTGATCCATTATCTGACATTCAGAACAAAAGAAGGTGCAGCGCAATATGCAGCCAATGCCGATCGCAAACAATTTGTGAAGGCTAACGAAGCGAACTGGGACAATGTATTAGAGATGAACTCTAACATTGAAAAATAA
- a CDS encoding zinc dependent phospholipase C family protein, with amino-acid sequence MEDKSGQHKNISGKTCFARTFWFKISATAILFLTLTALKPLWGFWAHKRINRLAVFRLPPEMQVFYKENIDFITENAVNPDRRRYAVVREAERHYIDLDVYGDSAFQILPKFWIEAVKQIGEDSLRKHGIVPWYIQTGAYQLTEAFKEKDARKILRISADLGHYIADAHVPLHTTRNYNGQLTGQEGIHGFWESRLPELFAEHYDLWIGQATYRDNVAHLAWQTVAESHVAADSVFVFEKQLSASFPPDKKFSYELRNNVLTRTYSLEFSHKYHQMLDHQVERRMRASVKTVADIWFTCWINAGQPDLSQLKNSLNENDKKEERTESQSWVRRLFHIRPESED; translated from the coding sequence ATGGAAGACAAATCAGGTCAGCATAAAAACATTTCAGGAAAAACCTGCTTTGCGAGGACATTTTGGTTCAAAATAAGTGCAACTGCAATCCTTTTCCTTACGCTAACTGCTCTTAAACCGCTGTGGGGATTCTGGGCGCATAAGCGGATTAATCGCCTTGCTGTGTTTCGCTTACCGCCCGAGATGCAGGTTTTTTACAAAGAGAACATTGACTTCATTACCGAAAATGCGGTTAACCCGGACCGGCGTCGATATGCTGTGGTAAGAGAGGCGGAACGACATTACATTGACCTCGACGTTTATGGTGACAGCGCTTTTCAAATCTTACCCAAATTCTGGATTGAAGCCGTGAAGCAGATCGGTGAAGACAGTTTGCGCAAACACGGAATTGTTCCCTGGTATATCCAAACCGGTGCATACCAGTTGACGGAAGCATTTAAAGAAAAAGATGCAAGGAAAATTCTCAGGATCTCGGCCGATCTGGGACATTACATTGCCGACGCGCACGTGCCGCTGCACACCACGCGGAATTACAATGGTCAGTTGACCGGGCAGGAAGGCATTCACGGGTTTTGGGAATCGCGGCTGCCTGAGCTGTTCGCTGAACATTACGACTTATGGATCGGACAGGCAACTTACAGGGATAATGTTGCTCATCTTGCATGGCAAACCGTTGCCGAGTCGCACGTTGCAGCGGATTCTGTATTTGTATTTGAGAAACAGCTTTCCGCTTCCTTTCCTCCCGACAAAAAATTCAGCTACGAACTCCGTAATAATGTGCTTACCAGGACTTATTCATTGGAATTCTCCCATAAATATCACCAAATGCTTGATCACCAGGTGGAGCGCCGAATGAGAGCCTCCGTGAAAACGGTAGCTGACATTTGGTTTACCTGCTGGATCAATGCCGGCCAGCCTGATCTGAGCCAGTTGAAAAATTCCCTTAACGAAAATGATAAAAAGGAGGAACGTACGGAAAGCCAATCGTGGGTCAGACGGCTTTTTCACATCAGGCCTGAAAGTGAAGATTAA
- a CDS encoding DUF2157 domain-containing protein, whose protein sequence is MNIQTILKAFVDKAVIPSEQASLIADYEENRPFSLHWELRSVLYLGIVLFTSGIGVIIYENIDTIGHQVIIALIAALTGWCFFYTFKHALPYSNQQVKNPQKLADYILLLGCTTFLILEGYLQFQYNVFGKRYGLAVIIPTIIFFFCAYRFDHKGVLSMAITGLASWLGLTVAPLSVLAENDFTENRLLATAVILGTVLCLAGWASEKQNIKKHFSHTYVFLGGNLAVLAAMTGIFSESAELIYSIAGLALSAFFIQRARLAQSLLFLLMGVVYGYIIITYLIFSNIESDDAAFTFGTFYFMFTSVGVVYFLLHFKKFLGIKK, encoded by the coding sequence ATGAACATACAAACCATTCTCAAAGCGTTCGTCGACAAGGCGGTTATCCCGAGCGAACAAGCTTCATTAATTGCTGATTACGAAGAGAATAGGCCGTTCTCTTTACACTGGGAACTGCGCTCTGTCCTCTATTTAGGCATTGTACTTTTCACCTCTGGCATTGGTGTCATCATTTACGAAAACATTGACACCATTGGCCATCAGGTCATTATCGCCCTTATTGCCGCGCTTACTGGTTGGTGCTTCTTTTACACTTTTAAACACGCGCTTCCTTACAGCAACCAGCAAGTAAAAAATCCGCAGAAATTGGCTGACTATATTCTTCTGCTGGGCTGCACCACGTTTCTGATCCTGGAAGGTTATCTGCAATTCCAATACAATGTGTTCGGAAAGCGTTATGGTCTGGCAGTGATCATTCCAACTATCATTTTCTTTTTCTGCGCTTACCGTTTTGACCATAAGGGCGTGCTATCCATGGCCATAACCGGCCTTGCTTCCTGGCTTGGGCTTACCGTTGCACCGCTTTCCGTTCTGGCGGAAAATGATTTTACAGAAAACAGGTTACTGGCAACTGCTGTGATCCTTGGTACAGTGTTATGTCTGGCAGGCTGGGCATCAGAAAAGCAAAACATTAAAAAACACTTTTCCCATACGTACGTCTTCTTGGGCGGAAACCTGGCTGTGCTTGCAGCAATGACGGGGATTTTCAGTGAAAGTGCTGAGCTGATATATAGTATTGCCGGACTGGCTTTGTCAGCATTTTTCATCCAGCGCGCGCGCCTTGCACAATCATTGCTTTTCTTGCTCATGGGCGTCGTGTATGGTTATATCATCATCACTTACCTGATTTTTTCCAATATCGAATCCGACGACGCTGCATTTACTTTTGGTACATTTTATTTTATGTTCACCAGTGTCGGCGTGGTTTATTTCTTGCTCCATTTCAAAAAATTCTTAGGGATCAAAAAATGA
- a CDS encoding O-methyltransferase encodes MHSRISKKLHADNIEVIVGNIDHTLPETLAKLSAKIDFAYFDANHRYEPTVRYFEDCLPYMHNDSVFIFDDIYWSDEMTQAWEYIKKHPQVTLTVDLFWIGLVFFRKEQVKEHFTLRF; translated from the coding sequence TTGCACAGCAGAATTTCAAAAAAACTGCATGCTGATAACATTGAAGTTATTGTCGGCAACATTGACCATACATTGCCCGAAACACTGGCAAAACTAAGCGCCAAGATTGATTTCGCCTATTTTGATGCCAATCACCGCTATGAGCCCACCGTGAGATATTTCGAGGACTGCCTTCCCTACATGCACAATGACTCGGTCTTTATATTTGACGATATTTATTGGTCCGACGAAATGACACAGGCTTGGGAATACATCAAAAAACACCCGCAAGTGACGCTAACGGTGGATTTGTTCTGGATAGGACTGGTGTTTTTCAGAAAAGAGCAGGTCAAGGAGCATTTCACCCTGAGATTCTGA
- the ung gene encoding uracil-DNA glycosylase codes for MDVKIEQSWKRRLEPEFEKPYFSELTNFVKAEYNTKQIFPPAKQIFNAFNHCSFDDCKVVILGQDPYHGLGQANGLCFSVNDGVRMPPSLINIFKEIQDDLGKPFPPTGNLERWAKQGVLLLNATLTVESGKAGSHQNKGWERFTDAVIKCVSDEKENVVFMLWGRYAQDKGSIIKAADHYVLKSKHPSPMSANGGGWFGNGHFSKANAFLESKGLEVINW; via the coding sequence ATGGATGTAAAAATAGAACAATCGTGGAAGAGGCGCCTGGAACCGGAATTTGAGAAACCCTATTTCAGCGAACTCACGAACTTTGTAAAAGCAGAATACAACACAAAACAGATATTCCCGCCCGCCAAGCAAATCTTCAATGCATTTAACCATTGCAGCTTCGATGACTGCAAAGTGGTGATCCTGGGGCAGGACCCTTACCACGGTCTTGGTCAGGCAAATGGCCTTTGTTTTTCGGTGAATGACGGTGTTCGCATGCCTCCCTCGCTGATCAATATTTTCAAAGAAATTCAGGACGATCTCGGTAAACCTTTCCCGCCAACGGGCAATCTGGAAAGGTGGGCGAAGCAAGGTGTTTTATTACTCAATGCTACTTTAACAGTGGAAAGTGGAAAAGCCGGATCACATCAGAATAAAGGTTGGGAACGATTTACCGACGCTGTGATTAAATGTGTTTCCGATGAAAAAGAGAATGTCGTTTTTATGCTTTGGGGACGCTATGCGCAAGACAAAGGCAGCATTATTAAAGCCGCGGATCATTACGTGCTGAAATCTAAACATCCTTCGCCGATGTCTGCGAATGGCGGAGGATGGTTTGGCAACGGGCATTTCAGTAAAGCGAACGCATTTTTGGAAAGTAAGGGATTGGAAGTAATCAATTGGTAG
- a CDS encoding SPASM domain-containing protein — MNKNFKDGLNLMSKVTPKRAWNAIQILSSYFYSKATGNPVHWGMPIAISFEPTTSCNLRCPECPSGLRSFTRPTGMMEEKLYKKTIDELADTLLYLIFYFQGEPYLHPKFFELVQYAHDKGIYTATSTNAHYLTDEKAKKTVESGLDRLIISIDGTTQDVYQQYRIGGNLEKVLEGTRNIIKWKKELKSATPHVIFQFLVVKPNEHQIEDVKKLAEEMGVDEVGLKTAQIYDYEEGSDLIPTIDKYSRYEKAESGRYSIKNKFVDHCWKMWHSCVITWDGAVVPCCFDKDAEYQLGDMKRETFRQLWKGKKYSDFRASLIRSRSEIEMCKNCTEGTQVWA; from the coding sequence ATGAATAAAAATTTTAAAGATGGCCTGAACCTGATGTCGAAGGTTACGCCCAAAAGGGCATGGAACGCCATTCAAATACTAAGCAGTTATTTTTATTCAAAAGCCACGGGTAACCCGGTACATTGGGGAATGCCGATCGCTATTTCATTTGAACCCACCACTTCCTGCAACTTACGCTGCCCCGAATGCCCCAGTGGCCTGCGTTCATTCACGCGTCCGACGGGAATGATGGAGGAAAAATTGTATAAAAAAACCATTGACGAACTTGCCGATACATTATTATATCTGATTTTTTACTTCCAGGGTGAGCCCTATCTGCATCCCAAATTCTTCGAACTGGTGCAGTATGCGCATGACAAGGGTATTTATACGGCTACTTCCACCAATGCACATTATCTGACGGACGAAAAGGCGAAAAAAACGGTTGAGTCCGGTTTGGATCGCTTGATCATTTCTATTGATGGCACCACGCAGGATGTTTACCAGCAATATCGTATTGGCGGAAATTTGGAAAAGGTTTTGGAAGGCACGCGCAATATTATCAAGTGGAAAAAAGAGTTGAAATCCGCCACGCCGCATGTGATCTTTCAGTTTTTGGTGGTGAAGCCTAATGAGCATCAGATTGAGGATGTGAAAAAACTGGCTGAGGAAATGGGCGTGGATGAAGTGGGTTTAAAAACCGCACAGATCTACGATTACGAGGAAGGATCTGACCTTATCCCGACTATTGACAAATATTCCCGCTATGAAAAGGCGGAAAGCGGCCGCTATTCTATCAAAAACAAATTTGTAGACCATTGCTGGAAAATGTGGCACTCCTGTGTTATTACCTGGGACGGCGCGGTTGTGCCTTGCTGCTTTGATAAAGATGCCGAATATCAGCTTGGTGATATGAAGCGGGAAACCTTCCGGCAGCTTTGGAAAGGCAAAAAGTATAGCGACTTCCGGGCATCGCTGATCCGCTCACGTTCCGAGATCGAAATGTGCAAAAACTGCACCGAAGGAACACAGGTTTGGGCGTGA
- a CDS encoding DinB family protein gives MQIEPKPEVWLRGPLPEISDYLQPVAHALLQAQEEINDQLGNFPDALLWERPANVASVGFHLQHLTGVLDRLFTYARAESLSENQLAYLKAEEQQPSPESTVADLLDKFNKRILIALAQLKHTDEETLTQIRYVGRAMLPSTHLGLLFHAAEHTQRHTGQLLVTARILRAQH, from the coding sequence ATGCAAATTGAACCGAAACCAGAAGTTTGGCTTAGAGGCCCACTGCCCGAAATCTCAGATTACTTACAGCCTGTCGCGCACGCGCTCTTGCAGGCGCAGGAAGAAATCAATGACCAGCTAGGCAATTTCCCGGATGCGTTACTATGGGAACGTCCTGCTAATGTCGCATCCGTTGGCTTTCATTTACAACATCTTACGGGCGTGCTCGACCGCCTGTTCACGTACGCCAGAGCCGAGTCCTTAAGTGAAAATCAGCTTGCATACCTCAAAGCTGAGGAGCAGCAGCCGTCACCGGAATCAACTGTTGCCGATCTGCTGGACAAATTTAACAAGCGGATCCTGATTGCTTTGGCCCAGCTCAAACATACCGACGAGGAAACACTCACCCAAATCCGTTACGTAGGCCGTGCCATGTTGCCGTCCACGCATCTTGGCTTGCTGTTTCACGCAGCAGAGCACACGCAACGCCATACGGGCCAATTGCTGGTGACGGCACGGATTCTTCGGGCGCAGCATTAA
- a CDS encoding ParB/RepB/Spo0J family partition protein yields the protein MENGKAKKMTGLGRGLGALLQDSEKVNTHRTKERPSATDVVGSMSEIDVSLIEANPYQPRTKFDQESLQELADSIRVQGIIQPITVRQLSEDSYQLISGERRLQASRSIGMTAIPAYIRTANDQQMLEMALIENIQRENLNSIEIALSYQRLILECNLKQEELGVRVGKNRTTVNNYIRLLKLPPVIQAALRDNQISMGHARAIITINSDQSQLKIFNKIIEEGWSVRKVEEEVRKLGMMSNISFASKKQATINQEIKSLQFQLSSFFGAKVSVKSNNDNKGEIKIPFGSQDELKKILETLKFK from the coding sequence ATGGAGAACGGTAAAGCGAAGAAAATGACAGGATTGGGAAGAGGCCTCGGAGCGCTTCTTCAGGATTCTGAAAAAGTAAATACGCACAGAACAAAGGAGCGGCCGTCTGCAACGGATGTGGTCGGCTCCATGAGCGAAATAGATGTAAGCCTGATCGAGGCAAACCCTTACCAGCCCCGCACAAAATTCGATCAGGAGTCCTTGCAGGAATTGGCAGATTCGATTCGTGTCCAGGGCATTATCCAACCCATTACCGTGAGACAATTATCGGAGGACAGCTATCAGCTGATCTCTGGCGAAAGGCGTTTGCAGGCTTCCAGATCCATTGGAATGACTGCAATTCCTGCTTATATAAGGACTGCTAATGACCAGCAAATGCTGGAAATGGCGCTGATCGAGAACATTCAGCGCGAAAATCTTAACTCAATTGAAATTGCGCTCAGCTATCAGAGGCTGATTTTGGAATGTAATCTTAAGCAGGAAGAATTGGGTGTACGCGTTGGTAAAAATCGAACAACGGTCAATAATTATATCAGGTTACTGAAACTGCCGCCTGTGATCCAGGCAGCATTGCGTGACAACCAGATCAGCATGGGACATGCCCGCGCTATTATCACCATTAATAGTGATCAGAGTCAATTAAAGATTTTTAACAAAATAATTGAAGAGGGCTGGTCGGTGCGAAAAGTGGAAGAGGAGGTCAGAAAGCTGGGAATGATGAGTAATATCTCGTTTGCGAGCAAAAAACAGGCAACAATTAATCAAGAAATTAAGTCGTTACAGTTTCAATTATCGTCCTTTTTCGGGGCTAAGGTTTCCGTAAAAAGCAATAATGACAACAAAGGAGAAATCAAGATCCCCTTTGGGTCACAAGACGAGCTGAAAAAGATTCTGGAAACACTGAAATTTAAATAA
- a CDS encoding DEAD/DEAH box helicase, giving the protein MTTENFETFEELGLSENILKALTEMGFTKPSPIQAQGIPAVMQGSDVIGQAQTGTGKTAAFGIPVLERIDVSSNAVQALVLCPTRELAVQVSEEIGRLAKYIKGLRIEAIYGGDSIDRQIRSLKKGVHIVVGTPGRVMDHMERKTLKFDEVRMMVLDEADEMLDMGFREDIESILADMPSDRQTILFSATMSKPIMSITKRFQTDPILIKVVRNELTNVNIEQVYFEVKPQAKVEVMTRLIDMHHLKSLLVFCNTKRKVDEIVEDLQLRGYASEGIHGDLRQQQRSNVMSKFKAGVTTILVATDVAARGIDVSGLDGVINFDIPLDEEYYVHRIGRTGRAGLSGKAFSLVARDEKYRLKTIESFTKVKIEKGVIPSYEDIVGVRKARFVESISATIQEGDDQELFGDVLEMLQHAGYSTEQVVGAMAKQIMGVQKNEYADANLAWEERRGERDGRREGGSDRFERRPSSGGRFGDRRESAPRGNDRYAPAARGESRPRSEGSRDESKRSATPEAGMTRLFLSLGRKDHILPKDIVGAIAGEANIPGKTIGAIDIYDKFTFVDVPERDARAVLRAMDGNTIKGKPVQIDIAK; this is encoded by the coding sequence ATGACTACTGAAAATTTCGAAACTTTCGAAGAGCTTGGCCTCTCAGAAAACATCCTTAAAGCCCTTACTGAAATGGGTTTTACTAAACCCTCACCCATACAGGCACAAGGAATTCCGGCAGTAATGCAGGGATCTGACGTGATCGGACAAGCACAAACAGGAACAGGAAAAACGGCAGCGTTCGGTATCCCTGTACTGGAAAGAATTGACGTATCCAGCAATGCTGTACAAGCACTGGTTCTATGCCCAACCCGCGAATTAGCGGTGCAGGTTTCCGAAGAAATTGGCCGTTTGGCTAAATATATTAAAGGCCTGAGAATTGAAGCTATCTACGGTGGTGATTCAATTGATCGCCAGATCCGTTCCCTTAAAAAAGGCGTTCACATTGTTGTAGGAACTCCCGGTCGCGTAATGGACCATATGGAGCGTAAGACGTTGAAGTTTGACGAAGTACGCATGATGGTGCTTGACGAAGCGGATGAAATGCTTGATATGGGTTTCCGTGAGGATATCGAAAGCATTCTGGCAGATATGCCGTCTGACCGTCAGACGATTTTGTTCTCAGCAACAATGTCTAAGCCGATCATGTCGATCACAAAACGTTTCCAAACTGATCCTATTTTGATCAAAGTGGTTCGTAATGAGCTTACTAACGTCAACATTGAGCAGGTTTACTTTGAAGTGAAGCCACAGGCTAAGGTTGAAGTAATGACGCGTCTGATTGACATGCACCATTTGAAATCACTGCTTGTTTTTTGTAATACCAAAAGAAAAGTAGACGAAATTGTTGAAGATCTTCAATTGAGAGGTTATGCTTCGGAAGGAATTCACGGCGATTTGCGCCAGCAGCAACGTAGCAATGTAATGAGCAAGTTCAAGGCGGGTGTTACCACCATTCTTGTAGCTACGGACGTTGCAGCACGCGGAATTGACGTAAGCGGACTGGATGGCGTGATCAACTTCGATATCCCATTGGACGAAGAGTATTACGTACACCGTATCGGCCGTACAGGTCGTGCCGGTTTGTCCGGAAAAGCATTCTCACTGGTTGCCCGCGATGAAAAATATCGTTTGAAAACCATTGAAAGTTTTACAAAAGTAAAAATTGAAAAAGGCGTTATTCCTTCTTATGAAGATATCGTCGGCGTTCGCAAGGCTCGTTTTGTTGAAAGCATTTCTGCAACTATCCAAGAAGGTGACGATCAGGAGCTTTTCGGCGATGTGCTTGAAATGTTGCAACACGCAGGTTACTCTACTGAGCAGGTTGTAGGCGCAATGGCGAAGCAGATCATGGGCGTTCAGAAAAACGAATATGCCGATGCTAACCTTGCCTGGGAAGAAAGACGCGGCGAACGTGACGGACGCAGAGAAGGCGGAAGTGACAGGTTCGAACGTCGTCCATCCAGCGGCGGACGTTTTGGAGATCGCAGAGAAAGCGCTCCACGCGGAAACGACCGTTATGCACCTGCGGCACGCGGTGAATCTCGCCCAAGATCAGAAGGCAGCCGCGACGAATCAAAACGTTCGGCAACACCGGAAGCCGGTATGACTCGTTTGTTTTTGAGCCTTGGCCGCAAAGATCACATCTTGCCAAAGGATATCGTAGGAGCCATTGCTGGCGAAGCGAACATTCCAGGTAAAACGATCGGTGCGATTGACATTTATGACAAATTCACTTTTGTAGACGTTCCTGAGCGTGATGCCCGTGCGGTTTTGCGTGCCATGGACGGCAACACCATTAAAGGTAAGCCGGTACAAATTGATATCGCTAAATAA
- the apaG gene encoding Co2+/Mg2+ efflux protein ApaG, which translates to MVSKVTDGVKVTVLTEYQPDYSNPGQDHFVFTYKILIENHSEHTVKLLRRHWLIYDANGTVREVEGAGIVGLQPILEPGDVHDYVSGCNLRTDLGKMAGTYLMERVLDGRQFRVIIPAFSLIAPYRMN; encoded by the coding sequence ATGGTTTCCAAAGTGACAGATGGTGTAAAAGTCACCGTATTAACCGAATATCAGCCCGATTATTCCAACCCGGGCCAAGATCATTTCGTATTTACATATAAGATCCTGATCGAAAATCACAGCGAACATACAGTTAAACTTTTGAGAAGGCACTGGCTCATCTACGATGCCAACGGAACGGTCAGAGAAGTGGAAGGAGCCGGCATTGTGGGCTTGCAGCCGATCCTGGAACCGGGAGATGTACACGATTACGTTTCGGGATGCAACCTGCGTACGGACCTGGGTAAAATGGCTGGGACGTATTTGATGGAACGTGTGCTGGATGGTCGGCAATTCCGCGTAATTATCCCTGCATTTTCCCTCATCGCACCATACAGAATGAACTGA
- a CDS encoding ParA family protein encodes MGKVIAIANQKGGVGKTTTAINLAASLAALEFRTLIIDADPQANSTSGLGFNPQEMENSIYECMVEQAKTADIILETDFPNLNLLPSHIDLVGAEIEMINLKNREQRMKDAIAEIRDDYDFIIIDCSPSLGLITINSLTAADSVIIPVQCEYFALEGLGKLLNTITIIQSRLNTGLIIEGILLTMYDLRLRLSNQVVNEVTSHFESLVFNTIIPRNVRISEAPSYGIPVMAQDADSKGAVSYLNLAREILSKNGLMSSDKQLGVN; translated from the coding sequence ATGGGCAAAGTAATTGCAATTGCAAACCAAAAAGGAGGAGTAGGGAAAACGACAACCGCTATTAATCTTGCGGCAAGTCTGGCTGCGCTTGAATTCCGTACGCTTATCATCGATGCTGACCCACAGGCCAATTCAACTTCCGGGCTTGGTTTCAATCCGCAGGAGATGGAAAACAGCATTTACGAATGCATGGTGGAGCAGGCCAAAACGGCAGATATTATCTTAGAAACTGATTTTCCGAATTTAAATTTACTACCCTCACACATTGATCTCGTGGGTGCGGAAATAGAGATGATCAATCTCAAAAACCGCGAGCAGCGCATGAAGGATGCCATTGCTGAGATCCGCGATGATTACGACTTTATCATTATAGACTGTTCGCCCTCACTCGGGCTTATCACCATCAACAGCCTTACCGCCGCCGATTCGGTTATTATTCCGGTTCAATGTGAGTATTTTGCATTGGAAGGCTTAGGTAAGCTCTTGAATACCATCACTATTATTCAATCCAGGCTTAACACTGGTTTGATCATTGAAGGCATCTTGCTAACAATGTACGACCTGCGGCTGCGCCTATCCAACCAGGTTGTGAATGAGGTGACCAGCCATTTTGAATCACTTGTTTTCAACACCATTATCCCGCGAAATGTACGCATCAGCGAAGCGCCAAGTTATGGAATTCCTGTAATGGCGCAGGATGCAGACAGTAAGGGAGCGGTGAGCTATTTAAATCTTGCCCGGGAAATTCTCAGTAAAAACGGTTTGATGTCCTCTGATAAACAGTTGGGTGTAAACTAA
- a CDS encoding Lrp/AsnC family transcriptional regulator, with product MQPDLTDRKIMELLQADSQLTIKEIASRINLSVTPVHERIRKLEKEGIIDKYVCLLNRRKLGKALVVYCNVTLDKQRKESFEDFNQAIVKMSEVLECSVVSGNFDYMLKVIVEDAEAYNQFYQHKLSALKSVLHISSYFVISEIKYTTGIAVV from the coding sequence ATGCAACCTGATCTTACGGATCGTAAAATAATGGAATTGCTGCAAGCTGATTCTCAATTGACAATCAAGGAAATAGCCAGCAGGATCAATTTGTCGGTTACACCGGTTCACGAGCGGATCCGGAAATTGGAAAAAGAAGGAATCATTGATAAATACGTTTGTCTGCTCAACCGTCGCAAACTGGGAAAAGCGCTTGTCGTTTATTGCAATGTGACATTGGATAAGCAGCGGAAAGAGAGTTTCGAAGATTTCAATCAGGCCATCGTGAAAATGAGTGAAGTGCTGGAATGTTCGGTCGTTTCGGGCAACTTCGATTACATGCTGAAAGTGATCGTTGAAGATGCGGAAGCGTATAATCAATTTTACCAGCACAAACTTTCTGCCCTGAAAAGTGTGTTACACATCAGCAGTTATTTCGTAATTTCCGAAATCAAGTACACGACAGGAATCGCGGTGGTGTAG
- the ald gene encoding alanine dehydrogenase, which translates to MIIGVPKEIKNNENRVAVTPAGVTEFRKHGHVVYVQAEAGKSSGFSDEQYAEAGATILPTIEEVYAIAEMIIKVKEPIASEYGLIKENQLLFTYFHFASSEPLTHAMIERKAVCLAYETVEKTDRSLPLLVPMSEVAGRMAIQEGAKYLEKPMGGFGILLGGVAGVKPANVLVLGGGIVGTQAAKMAAGLGANVTIVDISLPRLRYLEDIMPANVDTVMSNEYNIRELIKSTNLIIGGVLIPGAKAPSLITRDMLKLMKPGTVMVDVAIDQGGCFETSRATTHEDPIYEVDGVVHYCVANMPGAVPYTSTLALTNATLPYALHLADNGWKNACTTNEELRKGLNVVNGKVVFKGVSDAWNLPYTDVKEVFQ; encoded by the coding sequence ATGATCATTGGTGTTCCCAAAGAAATTAAAAATAATGAAAATCGCGTGGCCGTAACGCCCGCCGGAGTAACTGAATTTCGCAAGCACGGGCATGTCGTTTACGTGCAGGCTGAAGCAGGCAAAAGCAGCGGTTTCAGCGATGAGCAATATGCAGAAGCTGGCGCAACAATTCTTCCCACTATTGAGGAAGTTTACGCCATTGCTGAAATGATTATTAAAGTAAAAGAGCCGATTGCAAGCGAGTACGGGCTGATCAAAGAAAACCAACTGCTATTCACATACTTCCACTTTGCCTCTTCGGAACCATTAACACACGCCATGATCGAGCGCAAGGCTGTTTGTCTTGCCTATGAAACGGTTGAAAAAACGGATAGAAGCCTGCCCCTGCTCGTTCCTATGAGCGAAGTTGCGGGCAGAATGGCCATTCAGGAAGGTGCCAAATATCTGGAAAAACCAATGGGCGGTTTTGGGATCCTTTTGGGCGGCGTTGCCGGTGTTAAGCCTGCAAATGTGCTTGTGCTGGGCGGCGGGATCGTAGGAACGCAGGCTGCTAAAATGGCCGCCGGACTTGGTGCGAATGTTACTATTGTGGATATCAGCCTGCCGAGATTAAGATATCTGGAAGACATTATGCCTGCCAATGTGGACACAGTAATGTCCAATGAATACAATATTCGCGAGTTGATCAAAAGCACCAACCTGATCATTGGCGGTGTGCTGATCCCTGGCGCCAAGGCGCCTTCGCTTATTACGCGGGATATGCTTAAACTAATGAAACCCGGCACGGTAATGGTGGATGTGGCCATTGACCAGGGAGGATGTTTTGAAACATCCAGGGCAACAACCCACGAAGATCCCATTTACGAGGTTGACGGAGTAGTTCACTATTGCGTGGCCAATATGCCCGGCGCAGTGCCCTACACTTCTACCCTCGCTTTGACAAATGCAACATTGCCTTACGCGCTCCATTTGGCGGATAATGGCTGGAAAAATGCCTGCACAACGAATGAAGAGCTGCGCAAAGGCCTGAATGTGGTGAACGGGAAAGTGGTTTTCAAAGGCGTTTCGGATGCCTGGAACCTTCCGTACACCGACGTAAAAGAAGTATTTCAATAA